The Deinococcus ruber genomic interval CCGCATCCCATTCCCGCAGCACTTCCCCATATTCCACGAGGTGATCATCATGGCAGACGAAAGCAAGAAGGCGAAACTCGACCTGAAGTCGCTCGAACTCACCCCTGACGGCAAGGTGGTCATCGACGATCCCGAGCTGTTCACTGCCCTGAGCGACCTGAAGGCCAAAGGCGAGGTCGAGGAAGAGGGCATGACCGATATCAACATCTACAGGTGTGGTTCAGCCGCGCTGTAAATCAACACGCACCTGCAAACAGGCCTCAAGGATCGTTCCCTGGGGCCTGTTTGCTGATCTTCCTTCTGTCTCTGGAGGTTCCGTGGCGCTCAAGCTCCTCCGTCTCCCCTCTCCCTGCCCGTTTGACGGTGCGCTGCCACCGCTGAGGGTCGATCCAGACTTTCTGTACCGTATTCCGCTGGCTGCGGCGCAGGTATTCACGGCGCTGCGCGGCACCCAGACGCTCTCTGAGACCGAAGACGTGCTGGACAGCTGGCCATTGGCCGGTCAGGCTCTCCTGGTCGCGTCGCCCACGCTGGAGCGCGAACGGCGGCGCGGCACGCTCAGGCCCAAAGCCGAACGCCAGATGCAGCGCAGTCTGCACCGCTATCTCATCCGGGCCAGCACCCGCAGCCTTCCTTTCGGCCTGTTTGCCGCCATCGGAAGCGCCACGTGTGCGCCAGTGGCATCCCAGCGCGTATCGCCAACCCTGGACGTGGCGATCAGTGCGCTGTCAGGCGCTGTTCAGCAGGCCCGCCCTGCTGTCGAGGCGGCGCTGCCACCGGACCTCCGCTGTTACCTCAATCCCACCGCGCAGTGGAAGAACGGCACACTGTCTTGGGAGGCCCTGACTGCTCCTGCCGAACGCTGCTGTCCATGCTCTCCCGCACTGCACAGCGTCTTGCAGGCATGCCGCGAACCGGTCGAACTGGCCGAGTTGCTGGAGCAACTGAATCCCTCGCTGATCCGCGCCCTCCTGAGCACTGACGTTCTGCTCAGCGAGTTTCAGCCATTGCTCACGGTCAGCCTGGAACACTCGGCCCGGCTCAACCGATTCTCGCAGCAAATTCTCGGCTCGGACGTGACTCAGGCAGCGCTTCGGCAGGCATACTCGCAGGCAGGCGCGGCGCAGCAGCTCGAACTGCTGCGCTCAGCTCTCACGCCTGCTACCGTGCCCGACGGAATGGTGCAGCGGACGCTGGCACTGGACGCCGTGCTGAGCGGCTGCGTTGCCGTGCCACCAGATGTCAGCGCCACGGTGCTGGAAGGCGTGCTGGCTTTGCGTGCAAGTCCGGTTCCTCAGCACCCCGACACCGCGCTGAATGACTTTCAGAACGCCTGGGGCGACCGTTTCGGAGAGGACTTCGGGCCGTTCGGAAGCGCACTGGCCCTGTGGCAGCAGGCAGAAGAGCGTGCAGCGTACCGGGAGCGGCAGCCGCACGCCGCCTCTGTGGATGAGCGCTGGACGGCCCTGCTGGACGAAACCACAGGCCCTTCCCTGTGCCTGACCGACGACCTGCTGACCAGCCTTTCGAATGCTGTCCTCAGCTGGCCGGACGAGTTCGATGTGCTGGGCTGGCTGCTGGCTGCCGATCTGCACGCACTCAGGCAGGGAGAGTACAGCGTGGCGCTGCTGGGGGGAAGCACGCCAGCAGCGGGACAGACGAGCGCGCGTAGCCGGGCCAGTCATCCGGTGTTGCCGGGTCCGGCGCAGCACGCGCGGCCTGGGCACATTCTGACCGCCCTGTGTCTTCAGCACGCTGCCGCCGCCGCCAACGACACGGCCCGCTGCTGGCCGGGCACATCCCTCGAACTGCATGTGCCGGGTCATCCGTCGGTGCCCCGCTCCCGCAGAGTGGACGTGTCCCGGCTTCAGATTCGCTGCCGGGCAGGCCAGACAGAAGTATGGTGCGGCGAACGCGGACAGTGCCTGCACCTGCATCTACCTACACTCACACGGGCAGACCAGCTGGGGCCGACCGCCCGGTTCCTCGTCCAGATCGCCCTTCAGCGG includes:
- a CDS encoding lantibiotic dehydratase, whose protein sequence is MALKLLRLPSPCPFDGALPPLRVDPDFLYRIPLAAAQVFTALRGTQTLSETEDVLDSWPLAGQALLVASPTLERERRRGTLRPKAERQMQRSLHRYLIRASTRSLPFGLFAAIGSATCAPVASQRVSPTLDVAISALSGAVQQARPAVEAALPPDLRCYLNPTAQWKNGTLSWEALTAPAERCCPCSPALHSVLQACREPVELAELLEQLNPSLIRALLSTDVLLSEFQPLLTVSLEHSARLNRFSQQILGSDVTQAALRQAYSQAGAAQQLELLRSALTPATVPDGMVQRTLALDAVLSGCVAVPPDVSATVLEGVLALRASPVPQHPDTALNDFQNAWGDRFGEDFGPFGSALALWQQAEERAAYRERQPHAASVDERWTALLDETTGPSLCLTDDLLTSLSNAVLSWPDEFDVLGWLLAADLHALRQGEYSVALLGGSTPAAGQTSARSRASHPVLPGPAQHARPGHILTALCLQHAAAAANDTARCWPGTSLELHVPGHPSVPRSRRVDVSRLQIRCRAGQTEVWCGERGQCLHLHLPTLTRADQLGPTARFLVQIALQRRQPPRWQWGECSGRPVLPRVTRGRCVLSAARWRFPDAWRTAGDLSDQQLQRWLDSVQLPDLIQIGQNDRQLTLDLGHPVHRDLLRAEWRSGAASLREALATPDQAWFEGDGGQRHLFEGVWTVRRGA